One Caenibius sp. WL genomic window, AGCCGACCTATCAGGGCGAACGCCGCTGGCGGCTGGAAGGGGTGAAAGTGATCGACAGCGCGCAGACCGGCCGCGCGGGCGGGGACAAGGCTTTCGCCAGCTTCCGCTTCGGCGCGCTGGAACAGGACATGGCCAATGCCGGGCCCGCCGCCGCGCAGACCCAGCCATGGCAAAGCGTCCTGCAGGCGGGCGTCAAGCCGGTCTATGGCTCCGCCGCGCAGGCCACGGCGCCCACGCCTTTCGCCGATCTCGCTGTCGCCGTGACCCGGGCAGGCGCCACCGGGCAGCCGTTCGGCGGCTGGTATCCGCAGGAAAAGCTGACTCGCGAAGCCGCTCTGGCCGCATTCACTGTCAACGCTGCTTATGCCGGGTTTGCGGAAGGGCGTTTCGGCCGCCTCGTCAAAGGGGAAAAGGCCGATTTCATCATGGTCGACCGCGATCCCATGCTGGCTTCGGCCGAGGAATTGCGCGCGATGCGAGTGATCGAAACATGGATCGGCGGCGCGCGCATCTATGTCGCGGGGGCCGAGGCGGCGCAGGGCTTTGCGCAGGAAAAAATGCCCGGTTGGTAACGTGCTGGAGTGATTTCGAAGCAAGTGGAAACCTGCTGGCCCGGAAATCACCGCAAACAAAAGACAAGCGAGAGTGACGCCGGTTGAACCAGAACCGGTGCCACTCCAAGCGGCTATTCCGCCGCCGCCGGGTCCTTGCCCGCTTCGCTTTCCTGCGCGGCTTCGGCCTTGCGCGCGCGCCGTTCGCCCAGCCACATGAACAGCATCGAGCCTTCGAACAGAAGGATCAGCGGAATCGCCAGCATGAGCTGCGAAATCACATCGGGCGGCGTGATGACCGCCGCGACGATGAAAATCACCACGATCACATAACGGCGCGCCACGGCCAGTTGGTCGCGGGTGACGATGCCCGCCCGGTTGAGCAGCAGCAGCAGCACCGGCAGCAGGAAGCTGATCCCGAACGCGAGGATGAACTGCATCACCAGATTGAGATAATCCCCCGTCCCCGGCAAAGCTTCGAGCTTCAACCCGCCCGCTTCGCCCTGAAAGCCCAGGAACCAGTGGAACGCGGTCGGCATGACGATGAAATAGGCCAGCGACGCCCCCGCCACAAACAGGATCGGCGTGGCGAACAGGAACGGCAGGAACGCCTTCTTTTCCTTCGCATAAAGCCCCGGCGCGACAAACGCCCACAACTGGTTGGCGATGATCGGGAAACTGAGGAAGAAAGCGGCGAACAACGCCACTTTCACTTCCACGAAGAACGCTTCGTAAAGCTTGGTGTAGATCAGCCGCCCCTGCCCCGGCGGGAACGCCTCGGTCAACGGGTGGACGAGAAAGCCGAAGATGTCCTCCGCGAAATAGAGGCACACGCCAAAAGTGATCGCCAGCGCCACCACGCAGCGCATCAGGCGGTTGCGCAGTTCGATCAGGTGATCGAGCAGCGGCGCCTGGGTCTCGTCGATATCATGAATCTTGAATGCCATGGATCAGGGCTCGTGACGGCTGACGGGGCCGCCCAGCGGCAATTGCGGTTCATCCGGGGCGGGATCGGCGGCGGGCTTGCGCCGCGCTTCCGCACCGGCGGCGGGGGATTCTGCGGCATCGGGACCAGCCAGCGCTTCGGCCCCTGCGCCCGTTGGCGCCTTCGCTCGCGCCTCAGCGGACGCTTCGGCCATGGCGGGCTCCGCGCTGTCTTGCCCCCCGGGGTGTTCGGCCATGATCCGTTCGTTCTGTTCGCGCCACTTGCGCTCCAGCTCCTCCATTTCCGCTTCGCGGATCATCGTATCCAGCCCCGCGCGGAAATGGCCGGAAACCCGGCGTATCTTGGCGATCCAGCGCCCGGCCGTGCGCAGGGCCAGCGGCATATCCTTGGGGCCGATCACGATGATCGCCACTATCGCGATCATCAGCAGTTCGGACGCGCCGACATCAAACATGGCGCTTCTCTCGATCAGTTACCCGTCGGCTGGTCATTCGCCGACTTGCTGGTGGCATTGTCCCGTGGCGGGTTCGCGGCATCGGGGTCTTCAAGGCGCGGCGGGAGCGGCTTTTCATCGTCCTCTTTCATGCCTTCCTTGAAGCTTTTGATGCCCTTGCCGAAATCGCCCATCATCTCCGCGATCCGGCCACGGCCGAACAGCACGATGATAACGAGGGCGACAATCAGCAATTGCCAGATGCTCAATCCCATCGAAAATCTCTCATATCCTACGAGCGGCAACTATAGGCGCTTTGGCCGGTCAGCGCCAGTCAGCCCGCCGCATCGGGCGGCAAGGGTTCGCCATCGGCCTGATCCGCCGCTTCCCCGGCATCGGCGGCATCGGGCGTTTCCGCAGGGCTGCCGAGCAGGCCTTCCAGCGCTTCCTCCACCGGATCGAGCAGGCCCGCCGCGCGCAATTCGTCGATGCCGGGCAGGTCCCGCCGCGAGGCAAGGCCGAAATGGGCAAGGAAATCGGGCGTGGTGGCATAGATCACCGGGCGCCCCGGCACTTCGCGTCGGCCCGCGACCCGGACCCAGCCCGCTTCCAGCAGCACATCCAGCGTGCCCTTGGCCGTCTGCACCCCCCGGATCGATTCGATTTCCGCCCGGCTGACCGGTTCGTGATAGGCGACGATCGCCAGCACTTCGGTTGCCGCGCGCGACAGGCGGCGGACCTGTTCCCGTTCCCGCCGCAGCAGATGGGCGAGATCGGGCGCGGTCTGGAAATGCCAGCGCTTGCCCCTCTCCACCAGATGAATCCCGCGCCCCGCGTAATGGTCGGCCAGTTGGCGCAGCGCATCGCGCACGTCCGCCCCGCCCAGATGGCCCGAAAGCGCTTCCACGCTCATCGGTTCTTCCGCAGCGAACAGCGTCGCTTCCACTGCGCGCAGGAGATCGTCGGGTTCCTCGCTCACGCCACCACCCGGCGCAGGCGCAGCGGCCCGAAAGTTTCCTCCTGCGCGATTTCCGCACGGCCCGTGCGGGCCAGTTCCAGCGCGGCGAGAAAGCTTGACGCCAGGGCCGAACGGCGCAGCCGCGGATCGGAATGGGCAGGCAGGAAATCCTCCAGCCGCATCCAGTCCAGCGTCATGCCGAGCATCGCGGACACGCGGTTGATCGCGGATTCCAGCGTCATCACCGGCCGTTCGCGGACCATGTGCACCACCGGCGCGTTGCGGGCCTGAATCTGGCCATAGGCGCTGACCAGATCGAACCATTCGCACTGCCAGGCGTTCCTACGTTCGATCCGCAGCCCTTCGGGGGCGCCGCGTGGGAAAACATCGCGCCCCAGCCGGTCACGCCCCAGCAGCCGGGCCGCCGCCTCGCGCATCGCGGCAAGCCGTTGCAGCCGCAATTGCAGGCGCAGCGCCAGTTCTTCGGGGCTGGGGTCTTCCTGTTCTTCCTTGGGCAGCAGCAGCGCCGATTTGAGATAGGCCAGCCACGCCGCCATCACCAGATAATCGGCCGCCAGTTCGAGCTTCAGCGCATCCGCATGATCGATATAGGCAAGGTACTGATCGACCAGCGCAAGAATCGAAATCGTCTTGAGATCGACTTTCTGCCGCCGCGCGAGATCGAGCAGCAGATCCAGCGGCCCTTCCCACCCGTCCAGTTCGAGATAGAGCGCATCCGCGCCATCCCGCGCCGTGGGCGGGCCTGCCCAGTCCCCGTCCGCATCGCCCTGCGCGGGCATGGCGAACAGGAACCCGTCCTCGGTCATGCACGCGCCCCGGCGTGGGCCAGCAGACTGTCCCGCCTGGCGAGCAGCACGGTGCGATCCGCTTCCACGCTTTTGCCCGCCACCGATGCCATGGCCTGCCGGAGCCGCTGCGCGCCCTTGTCGGTCAGCGCGGGCAGCCGCTCGGCGATACCGACCATGTCATCCATCCGCCCCCAGCAATTGAGCGCAATGTCGCAGCCTGCCGCCACCGCCCGTTCGGCCCGTTCGGGAATCGTGCCCGAAAGCGCTTCCATATCGAGATCGTCGCTCAGCAGCAGACCGTCGAACCCGATCCGCTTGCGGATGATTTCCCCGATCACGAACGGCGATTGGGTAGCGGGGTTTTCGCTGTCCCACGCGCTGTAGATAATGTGCGCCGTCATTGCCACGGGCGCCTGCGCCAACGTGCGGAACGGGGCGATGTCCGCCTCCAGTTCGCTCTCGCTTGCGGTCACGGTGGGCAGTTCCTTGTGCGTGTCGCACGCCGACCGGCCATGCCCCGGGATATGCTTGACCACGCCGACGACCCCGGCCCGGCCCAACCCGTCGAGCACCGCCCGCCCCAAGGCGGCAACCCGCATCGGCTCGCACCCCAGCGCGCGGTCGCCGATCACGTCGTGTGCGCCCGGCTGGCGCACGTCGAGCAGCGGCAGACAATCGACCGTGATCCCCGCTTCGGCCAGATCCAGCCCCAGCGCATGGGCATTGGCCCGCGCGGCTTCGATCGCGCTGGCGGGCGCCACGTCATACAGCCGGTCGAATGCTTCCCCCGGCGGATAAGCCGCCCACACAGGCGGTTTCATCCGCGCGACCCGGCCCCCCTCCTGATCGATGCAGATGAACACATCGTCGCGCCCGTGCAGATCGCGCAGGGAATCCGTCAGCGCGCGCAACTGTTCGCGGCTTTCCACGTTGCGGGCGAAAATGATGTAGCCCGCCGGATCGCTCTCGCGGAAGAAAGCCCGCTCGTCGGCGGTCAGCGCCAGCCCGGACATACCGTAAATCGCAGGTGTCATGCGCGGAAAACTCGCAACAAACGGAGCGCGTGGCAAGCATGCGCCATGCGCCATGTGTGGATTACAGCTTTGAGAGCGGCGATCCTTGCCGAAACAGGAGGCGGAAAGCCATCGCTTCAACCGCTTTCGTCATGCCGAGCCTGTCCCCCTCGTCATTCCCGCGAAAGCGGGAATGACGGAGGTTGGTTCCAAGGCGATAAACGCCTTCTCTATTGCGTTGCGGCCCCTTGCCACGCCCGCCCGGTCAGCGCTTGACCTGACAGGCCGTGCCCGCCGCCTTGAGGCGCGCGCACAGGCTTTCCGCCGCCGCCGCATCGCCCGCCACCGCCTGCAGCCGATAGACATTGCCGATGTCGGCCTTGCCCTGCACGATCCGGTACTTGTACCCATGCAAAGCTTCGTTCGCGGTGTAGAGCGTGCTCCACCCCGCCTGCGCGGCTTCCTTGCTGTTGTAAGCGCCGACCTGCACCCCGACACCGCCGGTGGGGCCGGTGGTTTCGTCCGCTGCGGCCGCCGCCGGTTTGTTTTCGGCGGCCCCTTGCGCGGTGTCGATGCTGGGCTTGGGCGGTTCGGTGGACGCCAGCTTGCCGTCGGTTGTTTCCCCTTCGCCAACTCTGAAACTGGTATCCCCGGTTCCTGCGAATTCCCGCCCGCCGGGATTGTCGGGCTTGGTCTTGTAGGGCGTTTCGGGCGCGGCGATCATCCCGCCGTCGGCCACCGTATCGGGGTCCGCCCCCCGGTTGGACAGCCACCAGATCAGACCGATGATTACCAGCAGAGCGATCAGCGCGACAAACACCATGCCCAGGAAGCGGCCGGAAGCGGTGCTCTGCCCGTCATCCTCGTCGTCACCCGATTCGAGCCAGGGCAGCCGTTCATCCTCATCATCGAGGGAAAGCTGCAAGCCTCTGTCCCTTGCGAAATCCGCCCCGTCGCCGTTGCGGCCGAATTCGCTTGCCCCGCTCATTCCTACAACTCCTCCACGGCCTCCACACCCAGCAAGGCCAGGCCATTTTTCAACACTTGCCCGATCTGGATAGCAAGGAAAAGTCTCGCACTGGTCAGTTCTGGGGCATCTGCGATGATGAAGCGCTTGTCTGGCCGGTCGTTCCCGACATTCCAGTAGGCATGGAACGCCGCCGCCAGATCGCCCAGGAAGAACGCGATCCGATGCGGTTCGCGCGCCGCCGCCGCCGCTTCCACAGTGCGCGGGAATTGCGCCGCCTGCTTCACCAGCTCCAGTTCTTCCGCGCCCAGTTGCCCGATATGGTCCGCCGCCGGGGCCAGGTTCTGGTCCGCCGCCTTGCGCAGCGTCGAAGCGATCCGCGCATGGGCATACTGGACGTAGAACACCGGATTATCCTTGCTCGCTTCCACCACTTTGGCGAAATCGAAATCCATCTGCGCTTCGGGCTTGCGGGTCAGCATGGTGAAGCGCACCACGTCCTTGCCCACTTCGCGCACGACATCGGCCAGCGTGACGAACGTCCCCGCCCGCTTCGACATTTTCACCGGTTCGCCATCGCGCAGGAGCTGGACCATCTGCACCAGCTTGACTTCGAACGGGATCGTGCGCCCCGCCCCTTCGGTCAGCGCGGCGACGGCGGCCTTGATCCGCTTGACCGTGCCGGCATGGTCAGCGCCCCAGATATCGACCAGCGCATCGGCCTTTTCCGCCTTCTGGAAGTGATAGGCGAGATCGGCGCCGAAATAGGTCCAGTTGCCATCGCTTTTCCGGATCGGGCGGTCCTGATCGTCCCCGAACTTGGTCGAGCGGAACAGCGGCAGTTCCACCGGTTCCCAGTCTTCCGGAGTCTTGCCCTTGGGCGCTTCGAGAATGCCGTCATAGACGAGATCGTGCGCCCGCAGCCAGGCTTCCGCCTCCGCCGGTTTGCCCGCCGCCTGCAATTCCGCCTCGGACGAAAAGACATCGTGATGAATGCCCAGCAGCGCCAGATCGGCCCGGATCATATCCATCATCGCGGCGACGGCGCGGGTGCGGAACAGGTCCAGCCATTCGGATTCGGGCGCGGCGGCGTATCTGTCACCGAATTCGGCGGCCAGCGCCTGCCCCACGGGCACGAGGTAATCGCCGGGGTAGAGCCCTTCGGGAATCGCGCCCACGGCTTCGCCCAGCGCTTCGCGATAGCGGATGTGGACCGAACGGGCGAGGACCTGCACCTGCGCGCCCGCATCGTTGATGTAGTATTCGCGCACGACCTTGTGCCCGGCATATTCGAGCAGCGCAGCCAGCGCATCGCCCACCACCGCGCCCCGGCAGTGGCCCATGTGCATCGGCCCGGTGGGGTTGGCCGAAACGTATTCGACGTTGACCGTGCCGCCCTTACCCATCGCGGAGCGGCCGTAATCGCCGCCCAGCGCCGCAATGGCCGCAAGTTCATCGCGCCATGCGCCATCGGCCAGCCGCAGGTTGATGAACCCCGGCCCGGCGATTTCCGCGCCGCTCACGCTCGGCAGGGCTGAAAGCTTCGCCACCAGCAGTTCCGCCAGCGCGCGGGGATTGGTCTTGGCGGGCTTGGCCAGCACCATCGCCGCATTGGTGGCAAGGTCGCCGTGGCTGGGATCGCGCGGCGGCTCGACCGTGACATTGCCTCGCGGCAGGCCCGCAGGCAGCGCGCCTTCCTGTTCCAGAGCGTCCAGCGCAGCGGCGATATGGGCCGCGAAGGCGGCGTAAAGCGTTGTGATATCCGACATGACCGGCGCGGTTAGCCGGTTTAGGCAGGAATTGAAATCCTCGCTGATCCGAGGGACGATCCAGCGGTTCGTCAATCGCCATGCCGAACTTGGTTCAGCATCCATTTCTCCCCACTAACCGCCGCGCGTGAGGCACGATGGACCCTGAAATAAATTCAGGGTGACGAGGGAGGGAATAGCAGCGGCCCGCCTTACCGCGTGACGTTATAAGCCAGCTGATCGCGGGTCAGTTGGAAGCCCACCAGCATTTCGAAGCTGGCGCGGGTCAGCGCCGCTTTCACTTCCGGATCGGTCAGCGGATCGACCGCCGCATCCGCTTCGCCCGATTTGCGCCGCTTGGTGATTCGGTCGCGAATCTCTTTCGACAGCGTGGCTTCGGCGCGGTTGATATAGGCGCCCGCCTGCGCGCTGGCCTGCGCGCGTTCCTGCCCGGCGGCGAAATTGAGCGTGACCGTGCCGATTCGCTTGGATTCGATCGCCTTGTCGCCGCGCACCACGGTGGAGAAGTAGGGCAGCGTCACCGTGGCCGGGGCCTGCGTGTTGTAGCGGCGGGCGACCACATCGAACGTCGCCACCGAATAGACTTCGGCACCGGTATCGTTGCAGGCGACTTTCACATTGGTGATCGCCGCCGTCAGCGCCATTGCGCTGGCCGTGCGCTGTTCGCCATTGAACAGAGTGACATCGCCCGTGTAGTCAGGCACGCCGACGGCGGGGCAGACGGTGCGCAGCGCGGTGATCCCGATCCCTTCTTCCACGACGATGTCCCCCTTCGATTTGCAACCGGCCAGAGCGGCGGTGGCGCAAACTGCGAAAGCAAGCAGGCGAAAGCGAGCGGTCATTGTCGTTCCTCGTCAATGGATCGGCAGCAGCCCTACGGCCTGTGCCGCGAAAGCGCAACGGGTCTGGGGCAAATCGCACCGAAGCGAGCGCTTGCTGCGACGGCGCGCAATCCCTAGAGGCACAGGGATGAACGCATCCTTGCCCCACAACAGCGCCACTGCCGCACGGCCGCCGCTGACGGTGCTGGTGGCCGCGCCGCGCGGCTTCTGCGCCGGTGTCGACCGCGCGATCGAAATCGTCGAACGCGCGCTCGAACGCTATGGCGCGCCGGTCTATGTCCGGCATGAAATCGTCCACAACCGCTTCGTTGTCGACGGGTTGAAAGCCAAGGGCGCCGTTTTCGTGGAAGAACTGGACAAAGTGCCCGATGGCGTGCCGGTGGTGTTCAGCGCCCACGGCGTGCCCAAGGCGATTCCCGCCACGGCGGAAGAACGCGGGCTCGAATATCTCGATGCCACCTGCCCGCTGGTCAGCAAAGTCCACCGCCAGGCCGAACGCCAGGTCGAAGCCGGGCGGCATATCGTGTTCATCGGCCACAAGGGCCACCCCGAAGTGATCGGCACGCTGGGCCAGGTGCCCGATGGGGCGATGACGCTGGTCGAATCGCTCGAAGATGTGGCCGCGCTGACTTTCGCCGCCGATGCGCCGCTGGCTTTCCTCACGCAGACGACTCTTTCGGTGGACGACACGGCGGCCATCGTTGCCGCGCTGCGCGAACGCTATCCCGCGATCGTCGGGCCCAAGGCGGAAGATATCTGCTACGCCACGTCCAACCGGCAGGCGGCGGTCAAGGCCATCGCCCCGCAGTGCGATCTGA contains:
- a CDS encoding ScpA family protein → MTEDGFLFAMPAQGDADGDWAGPPTARDGADALYLELDGWEGPLDLLLDLARRQKVDLKTISILALVDQYLAYIDHADALKLELAADYLVMAAWLAYLKSALLLPKEEQEDPSPEELALRLQLRLQRLAAMREAAARLLGRDRLGRDVFPRGAPEGLRIERRNAWQCEWFDLVSAYGQIQARNAPVVHMVRERPVMTLESAINRVSAMLGMTLDWMRLEDFLPAHSDPRLRRSALASSFLAALELARTGRAEIAQEETFGPLRLRRVVA
- a CDS encoding SPOR domain-containing protein, with translation MSGASEFGRNGDGADFARDRGLQLSLDDEDERLPWLESGDDEDDGQSTASGRFLGMVFVALIALLVIIGLIWWLSNRGADPDTVADGGMIAAPETPYKTKPDNPGGREFAGTGDTSFRVGEGETTDGKLASTEPPKPSIDTAQGAAENKPAAAAADETTGPTGGVGVQVGAYNSKEAAQAGWSTLYTANEALHGYKYRIVQGKADIGNVYRLQAVAGDAAAAESLCARLKAAGTACQVKR
- the ispH gene encoding 4-hydroxy-3-methylbut-2-enyl diphosphate reductase; translated protein: MNASLPHNSATAARPPLTVLVAAPRGFCAGVDRAIEIVERALERYGAPVYVRHEIVHNRFVVDGLKAKGAVFVEELDKVPDGVPVVFSAHGVPKAIPATAEERGLEYLDATCPLVSKVHRQAERQVEAGRHIVFIGHKGHPEVIGTLGQVPDGAMTLVESLEDVAALTFAADAPLAFLTQTTLSVDDTAAIVAALRERYPAIVGPKAEDICYATSNRQAAVKAIAPQCDLMLVIGAPNSSNSLRLVEVAERCGTAAHLIGRASDIAADWLDGVGTVGVTAGASAPEVLVREVIERLGEWRTVEEHTHVSAEERMIFKLPRQLTE
- the tatB gene encoding Sec-independent protein translocase protein TatB; amino-acid sequence: MFDVGASELLMIAIVAIIVIGPKDMPLALRTAGRWIAKIRRVSGHFRAGLDTMIREAEMEELERKWREQNERIMAEHPGGQDSAEPAMAEASAEARAKAPTGAGAEALAGPDAAESPAAGAEARRKPAADPAPDEPQLPLGGPVSRHEP
- the argS gene encoding arginine--tRNA ligase; this translates as MSDITTLYAAFAAHIAAALDALEQEGALPAGLPRGNVTVEPPRDPSHGDLATNAAMVLAKPAKTNPRALAELLVAKLSALPSVSGAEIAGPGFINLRLADGAWRDELAAIAALGGDYGRSAMGKGGTVNVEYVSANPTGPMHMGHCRGAVVGDALAALLEYAGHKVVREYYINDAGAQVQVLARSVHIRYREALGEAVGAIPEGLYPGDYLVPVGQALAAEFGDRYAAAPESEWLDLFRTRAVAAMMDMIRADLALLGIHHDVFSSEAELQAAGKPAEAEAWLRAHDLVYDGILEAPKGKTPEDWEPVELPLFRSTKFGDDQDRPIRKSDGNWTYFGADLAYHFQKAEKADALVDIWGADHAGTVKRIKAAVAALTEGAGRTIPFEVKLVQMVQLLRDGEPVKMSKRAGTFVTLADVVREVGKDVVRFTMLTRKPEAQMDFDFAKVVEASKDNPVFYVQYAHARIASTLRKAADQNLAPAADHIGQLGAEELELVKQAAQFPRTVEAAAAAREPHRIAFFLGDLAAAFHAYWNVGNDRPDKRFIIADAPELTSARLFLAIQIGQVLKNGLALLGVEAVEEL
- the scpB gene encoding SMC-Scp complex subunit ScpB; protein product: MSEEPDDLLRAVEATLFAAEEPMSVEALSGHLGGADVRDALRQLADHYAGRGIHLVERGKRWHFQTAPDLAHLLRREREQVRRLSRAATEVLAIVAYHEPVSRAEIESIRGVQTAKGTLDVLLEAGWVRVAGRREVPGRPVIYATTPDFLAHFGLASRRDLPGIDELRAAGLLDPVEEALEGLLGSPAETPDAADAGEAADQADGEPLPPDAAG
- the tatC gene encoding twin-arginine translocase subunit TatC, which codes for MAFKIHDIDETQAPLLDHLIELRNRLMRCVVALAITFGVCLYFAEDIFGFLVHPLTEAFPPGQGRLIYTKLYEAFFVEVKVALFAAFFLSFPIIANQLWAFVAPGLYAKEKKAFLPFLFATPILFVAGASLAYFIVMPTAFHWFLGFQGEAGGLKLEALPGTGDYLNLVMQFILAFGISFLLPVLLLLLNRAGIVTRDQLAVARRYVIVVIFIVAAVITPPDVISQLMLAIPLILLFEGSMLFMWLGERRARKAEAAQESEAGKDPAAAE
- the nagZ gene encoding beta-N-acetylhexosaminidase, coding for MTPAIYGMSGLALTADERAFFRESDPAGYIIFARNVESREQLRALTDSLRDLHGRDDVFICIDQEGGRVARMKPPVWAAYPPGEAFDRLYDVAPASAIEAARANAHALGLDLAEAGITVDCLPLLDVRQPGAHDVIGDRALGCEPMRVAALGRAVLDGLGRAGVVGVVKHIPGHGRSACDTHKELPTVTASESELEADIAPFRTLAQAPVAMTAHIIYSAWDSENPATQSPFVIGEIIRKRIGFDGLLLSDDLDMEALSGTIPERAERAVAAGCDIALNCWGRMDDMVGIAERLPALTDKGAQRLRQAMASVAGKSVEADRTVLLARRDSLLAHAGARA
- the tatA gene encoding twin-arginine translocase TatA/TatE family subunit; protein product: MGLSIWQLLIVALVIIVLFGRGRIAEMMGDFGKGIKSFKEGMKEDDEKPLPPRLEDPDAANPPRDNATSKSANDQPTGN